Genomic segment of Mycolicibacterium psychrotolerans:
CCGCGGCGCTGCTGGCGGCGCTGCCGGCGACGGTACGCACGGTCGGTGTCCTGGACCGCACCAAGGAGCCGGGGTCGATCGGCGAACCGCTCTATCTGGACGTGGTCGCTGCGCTCGCCGAGGCGCACTCCGATGGCGAACGGCCGGTCATGCCGCGCATCTCCGGGGGCCGCTACGGCTTGTCGTCGAAGGAGTTCACGCCGGCCATGGTCGCCGGCGTGTTCGCCGAACTCGACCGCGAGCAGCCCCGGCGGCGATTCACCATCGGTATCGACGACGACGTCTCGGGCACCAGCGTCGACTACGACCCGTCATTCGGCATCGAGTCGCCCGAGACATTCCGGGCGGTCTTCTTCGGCCTCGGTTCCGACGGTACCGTCAGCGCGAACAAGAACACGATCAAGATTCTGGGGTCCGAAGAAGGCCTGTTCGCCCAGGCGTACTTCGTCTACGACTCGAAGAAGTCGGGTTCGCAGACCGAGTCACATCTGCGCTTCGGTCCCAGTCCGATTCGGGCCCCCTATCTGGTCGGTGAAGCCAATTTCGTTGGCTGTCATCAGTTCCGGTTTCTCGACACGCGCGATGTGCTCGACCGGGCCGCCCCGGGCGCGACACTGCTGCTGAACTGCCGGCATCAGCCGGACAAGGTCTGGGACGCGCTGCCCCGACGGACTCAGGAGCAGATCATCGCCAAGGCGATCACGCTCTACACCGTCGATGCCGGCCGGATCGCCCGGGAGGTCGGGCTGGCCGGGCGAATCAACATCGTGCTACAGACGTGCTTCTTCGCGATCTCGGCGGTATTGCCCCGTGAACAGGCCATCGCCCGCATCAAGGAATCGGTGGAGAAAACGTACGGCAACCGCGGCGCCGACGTGGTGCGGCGCGAACTGGCCGCGGTCGACGCCGCACTGGACGGGCTGCGCCGGGTCGAGGTACCGGACCTGGCCACGTCCGAGCGCGCGCCGGTACCCACGGTGCCCGCGGATGCGCCGGAGTTCGTGCGCACCGTGACCGCGGAGATGATGGCCGGGCGCGGAGATGCGTTGCCGGTCAGTGCACTTCCGGTGGACGGCACCTACCCGAGCGGCACGACCGCGTACGAGAAACGCAACATCTCCGAACTGGTGGCGGTCTGGGATGCCGGAAGCTGCATTCAGTGCGGCAACTGCAGTTTCGTCTGCCCGCACAGCGTGATCCGGTCGAAGTACTACGACCAATCCCGGCTGGCGGGCGCACCGGAGCAGTTCGACTCGGCGCCGCTGGACGCGGTCGGGCTGCCGAACGCGCGCTACTCGCTGCAGGTTTATGTCGAGGACTGCACCGGATGCGGCCTGTGTGTCGAAGCCTGCCCGGTCGTCATCCCGGGCAGCCCCATCACCAAGGCGATCAACCTCGCTCCCGGCGAGCCGCGGGTGGCCGCGGAGCGCGACAACATCGCCTTCTTCGAGACCCTGCCGGTCAGTGACCGAGCCCGGGTGGACTTCGGTACGGTGCGCGGCTCGCAGTTCCTGGAGCCACTTTTCGAGTTCTCCGGCGCGTGTGCGGGGTGCGGCGAGACGCCGTACCTCAAGCTGCTCTCGCAGCTGTTCGGTGACCGGCTGATGGTCGCCAACGCGACCGGCTGTTCGTCCATCTACGGGGGAAACCTGCCCACCACACCGTGGACCACCAACGCCGATGGGCGGGGGCCGGCCTGGTCGAACTCGCTGTTCGAGGACAACGCGGAGTTCGGGCTCGGCTTCCGGTTGGCCTCTGACGGGCACGCCCAGCTGGCCCGGCGACGCCTGGTGGAGTTGCGTGACATGCTCGGTCCCGAGCTCGTGGACTCCATCCTGGCGGCCCCGCAGCTGCGTGAGTCAGAGTTGCACGCCCAGCGGCAGCGGGTTGCCGAACTCCGTTGTCGCCTCGACGACCTCGATCCTGCCGCGACCGGTGACCTGCGCAGTGTGGTGGATCACCTGGTCCGACGCAGCGTGTGGATCGTCGGCGGTGACGGCTGGGCCTATGACATCGGCGCCGGCGGGCTGGACCACGTCCTGGCCAGCGGGCGCAATGTCAACGTGCTCGTGCTCGATACCGAGGTCTACTCCAACACCGGCGGGCAGATGTCCAAGGCGACCCCGCTCGGCGCGGTCGCCAAGTTCGCCGCCGCCGGCAAGACGGTGCCGTTGAAGGATCTCGCGCTTCAAGCGATCGCCTACGGCAACGTCTATGTCGCCAGGGTCGCGATGGGTGCCGACCCGCAGCAGACCCTGCAGGCCTTCCGTGAAGCGGAGGCCTACGACGGCCCCTCGCTGGTGATCGCCTACAGCCAATGCATCGCGCACGGCATCGACATGCGCCAGGGGATGGATCAGCAGTATCGGGCCGTGGCCAGCGGGCACTGGCCACTGATCCGCTACGACCCGGTGTTGCAGAGCGGCGGGGCCAACCCCTTCCTTCTCGATTCGCACCGGCCGCGGATCTCTCTCGACGACTACCGCAACCGCGAGCTGCGGTACCGCGCACTGGCCAACTCCGATCCGGCCGAGTACGACCGACTGCTCGGCCTCGCCGAACACGCCATCGCGCTGCGGTGGAATGTTTACGAGGAGATGGCGTCTCGCGGTCCGCAATACTTTCACGCCGACGCCCGCCGGGAGCACTGATGGAACTGTCGACGCGTTATCTCGGCATCCCCCTGAGCAACCCACTGGTCGCCTCGGCGTCGCCACTGTCGCAGACCGTCGACGGCGTCCGCCGGCTCGCGGATGCCGGTGTCAGCGCGGTGGTGCTGTATTCACTGTTCGAAGAGCAGCTGCAGCGCGAGGCTGAGCAGAACGCGCAACGGGCCGAGGCCGGCACCGAAAGCTTCGCAGAATCCCTGTCCTACTTTCCGCCCGCGGCCGAGCGGGACCACGGCCCCCGCCGGTATCTGAGCCTGCTCGAACGCGCAGCCGCCGCGGTCACGATTCCGGTGATCGGCAGCCTCAATGGCATCACGCCCGACAGCTGGGCCCGCTACGGGCGCTCGATGCAGGATGCAGGTGCGGCCGCGATCGAGCTGAACATCTACTACCTGCCGGGCGATCCGCGCATCCGCGGCCGCGACGTCGAACAGCGCCACCTCGACATTATGGCGTGGGTCAAGGACGCGGTGACCGTACCAGTGGCGGTGAAGCTGAGCCCGTACTTCAGCGCGACCGGCGAGATGGCGCGACGCCTCGACGAGGCCGGTGCCGATGGGCTGGTGCTGTTCAACCGGTTCCTGCAGCCCGACATCGAGCCCGAGACCCTGACCCTGGTGCGCACGCCGTCGTTGTCCACGGCGGCGGAATGTCGGCTGCCACTCACGTGGATCATGTTGCTGCGGGGGAACATCGGAGCATCGCTTGCGGCCAGCACTGGTGTCGAGAGCGCGACTGAGGTGATCAAGTACCTACTGGCCGGAGCCGATGTCGTGATGACCACGTCCGCCCTGCTCCGGCACGGCCCCGAGTACACCGCCGTCCTGCTCGATGGACTGCGAGAATGGATGGAGCGTAGAGGATTTACGACACTCGACGAAGTGCGTGGGACGCTGGCCGTTCCCGTCAACATCGATGGAACGGCACGCGAACGCGCGGACTACGTCAGCGCGATCCAGGGGGCCGACACCGCCGCCTACGGCCCTTGGTGACCAGTTCAAGGCGGCTGGCGGTCCACCCTCTGCGGTGATGTGGGCAGCACGACAACGTGGTCCCAGCGCAGCCGGCCCTGCGTCCAGCGAGGGTCTTTCTCGACGAAGTCACGCAGCGCGTAGCAGGCCTCTCGAGCCTGCCGGACGGGGTCGATCTTGTGCTCGTGGCCGCGGCGTTTGATCCACCAGGTCTCCCCGTCGTGCCACACCTCGCCGCCCTTGACCCCGACGCACACGATGCCGGCGCCCTCGATGGCGACGAAGAAGTCGATCTCGTGATCTTTGAGATGGTCGGTGACACGCTTACCGGGAATGACCAGATCACCGGGCTCGAGCTGGTCGATCAGCGCCTGCCAGACCCTGCGTTCGGCCCCGTTGGCCAGCCGTGGTGTCTCGGACACGGTAATGGTCATCGTCGACGTCCTCCCCTCCGTCACGGGAATGGTAGCGAGGACCGCCGACGAATGGCTTCACGTAGGTGACTTCCGCCCCTACCCACCGGCGAGGTGCGGTGATTGCATCGGGTAGCGGGCGCAGTCTATGGACCGCTGCGTCGACGATGTGCGGCCGGCCGCGTCGGCATCGGGCGGATGCGTAGCGCGGCAGTATCGCAATGAGCACTGGTGCGGGAGCGGATTGTGTTGGAGAGCTTGGACTTCGGAGGAATGTCGATCGCCTACGAGCACACCGGCAGGGGCGAGCCGGTCGTGATGCTGCACAACGGCGGCTCGTCGCATGCCATCTGGGACGACGTGGCGAACCGACTGGCCGACAAGTACGAGATCTTCGCCCTCGACCTGTTGGGCTTCGGTGACTCCGCCAAGCCCGGCGCGGGGTACACCTTGGACAACTACGTCGCGATGCTGGAGGCATTCGTCAGCTCACGGGGCCTGGAGAAGGTCGCGCTGGTGGGCAACTGCATGGGATGCGCCATCTCGCTGGCGTTCACCGAACGCCATCCGGATCAGGTGAAGGCCTTGGTGCTCTGCAACCCGCTCACCGAGTCGACCTTCCTGAGTGGCTGGTTGGGACCGTTCCTGTGGTTGCGGGAGCGGATGCCCGCAGCCAATCGGCAGGTGTACCGGTTGCTCGGAAAGCTGAAGCTCACCAACGGCATCGGCTCAGTCGCCACCCGGTTCCAGCTGGGACCGCGCGGCCGTGCCCTCGGGGTGAACCGCAGACCAGAACTCTGCGGAAGCTACGCAGCGACCGGCCAGATGGAGTCGCTGCTCGGTGTGCTCGATGACCTGGAGAATTACTCGGTCATCGACAATCTCGCCCCGGGGCCGGGGTTTCCTCCCGTCTGCACCATCTGGGGGCTGAAGAACAAGATCGTTTCGCCCCGGGCGGGGCGCCGCCTGAATTCGACGCTGCACCCCGCGCGCGAAGAATGGCTCGCTGATTGCAGCCACCTGCTGATGCTGGAGCGACCCGACGAGGTCGCTGCGATCATCGACGAATTTCTCCAAGCTGCCGCACGGACGCCGGCCTGAGATGGAGCCTTTCCCCGACGACGTCTTCAACCTCGCCGACATCGTGTTGCGGGTGGCGCGGGACGATCCGGAGCGCGTCGCGGTCATCGACCTGGACGGCTGGGCGGGCTACGGCACGCGCCGCTACAGGCGCCACACCTATGCCGAGCTTTCGGCCGACGTCGAGTCGGTCGCCGTCGGGCTGCGCGAGATGGGCATCGCCGAGATGACCCGTATCGTCTGCATGGCGCCGCCCAGCTACGAGACCTGCGTCATGGGCGTGGCCCTCACCCGGGTGGGCGCCTTCTCCATCTGGATCGACCCCGCGGTCGGCTATCGCAATGTCGCAGAACGGCTTTCACGCGTGAATCCGGAGGCGTTTCTCGGCACCGCGCTCGCGCACCTGGGACGGATCACCTTCGGCTGGGGTCCTCGAGACCTCCGCAAGCTCGTTCTCACGGGCAGCCCGCTGTCGCCGGGCGGCCGCACGATCACCGGACTTCCCCCCTTCCCCGGCGCACGATCGATCCGGTCGCTGCGACGACACCCGCCCACCGAGCCGTCGCCCCCGCGCGTCGGGCCGGACGATCCCTGCGCCGTCCTCTACACCACCGGCAGCACCGGGCCGGCGAAACCGTCGCTGTACCTGCACCGCAACTTCTGCCAGATGTTCCGCAACGCGCACCACAGCTGGCGCTGGAACCCGGACAGCGAGGTTCCGGTGGACATGGCCGTGTTCCCTGCGTTCCTGTTCATCCCCATCAGTGCCGGCGGCACCATGGTGGTGCCGCCCATCGACTTCGCCCGACAGAGCCCGGCCCAGGTGGATCCGGCCGCCCTGATCCACGTCATCAACGACTGCAAGGTCGGGTCGTTCTTCGCTGCTCCGATCCTGATCGAGAACCTGGCCCGGGAAGCGCTGGCGCGTCATCTGAAGATGCCCTCGTTGAGACGAGTCATCGGGGCAGGCGCGCCGATCTCCGGGCCGGTCGAGAGAATGCTGAACGCGGTCATGGCTGCCGACGGAGAGCTCGCGGCGAACTACGGAGCCACCGAGGCCATGCCGTCGACCGAGATGAGCAGTCGCGAGCACCTGAACGGCCTATGGGACAAGACCGAGCGGGGTGCGGGCATCTGCGTGGGTTACGCCCTACCGGGTGTCGCGTTGAAGATCATCGACATCGTGGACGGCCCCATCGACTGCATCGAGGAAACGTCGGAGCTGCCCACGGGGCACGTCGGCGAAATACTGGTGCGGGGCAAACACGTAAGCCCTGAGTACTACCTCGATCCGAACAGCACTCGCAAGAACAAAGTGCCCGACCCACAGGGGAACTGGCATCGCTTCGGGGACGTCGGCTACCTCGATGAGCGGGGCAGGCTCTGGGTGTGCGGTCGGGTGTCGCAACGGGTGAAGGCGGCGAGCGGGGATGTCTTCCCGCTGCAGGTCGAGCCGCTCTTCGACGCTCACCCGAAGGTGAGGCGCAGTGGACTGGTGGGCGTGCCCGGACCGGCGGGCGAGCTGCCCGTCCTGTGCGTCGAGGTTAAGTCCGAGGTGGGCGAGGACGAACTCGCCTGCCTACACCAGGAACTGCTCGCGCTGGCTGCAGAGTCCCCGATGGCGAACGAGATCCATGCCATCCTCTTCAAGCGCAGGCTGCCGGTGGATCCGCGCCACAACTCCAAGATCGAGCGCACGCACCTGGCCACGTGGGCCACGAAGCAGTTGTCCGGATCCGGCTCCCCCAGCCGGCGCACCCGCCAACACGCAGCGAAATTGGTGTCGTAACCCGCCAGATCCCATGATTCCGACATGGTGCGATCGACGTTGAGGCTCAAAGGAGTGAATCAAGGCGGCGCAGCCGCGGTCTGAACCCCACTCAGACGCGAATGACACTCAATCCGGCGACGCCCTCGAGTGGGTCGAAGTCGCCATCTCGAGTGACCACCGGCAGGTCATGCGAGGCGGCAACCGCGGCAATCCACAGATCGTTGACGCGCACACGGCGACCCGTCTCGGCAAGATGCACACGCATCCGTGCCCACATCTGGGCAGAATTCACGTCCACGGGCAATGCGGCCAGGTCGGCGACAGCGTCGAGAGTGGCCAGTCGCTGTTTCAGCCTCGCGAATCCCTTAGTAAGTCATCGATATTGTCAGGCCAACGCCACATTGCTGCCGCCGAGGCGGACAGCCGGCCCGCATCATCGGTTCTCGTGAACTCGTTGACTCTTATCAAGAGATCGTCATCCTCTACGACCCTCTTCATATAAGCGAATCCTCCGTATGGGCTAAGCCCGGGATGCGGAGGGGTGCTGGGGTCGAACTCAAGAACGACATCCTGCCTTCGGAGTGTTCGCCACCAAGACTTCAGCCGCTGCAGCTTATCCTCACTCATTCCCCCGCCCGCCGTGACCATGAACTCTCCGTGATCGCGAAGGCGTTGGAATGCTTTCGACTTACCGTGCAGACTCGTCGTCTCCCATGGCCATTCCTTCTGAACGAGTTGGCGCGGAGTCAGCATGCCGCCGTATGTCTTTTTCTGCCAGGACACGGCCTGCCTGCTCACGCCATGCATTGCAGCGATTTCGCTCTGGTTGAGCCCCCGTCGTCTCAACTCTTCGATCTCTCCGAACACCAGCGGTGTCCTGCTGTTCGCCTGCAGATCGCGAGTCAGACCTTTCCTCACCTTGAAGTTGGCTTCCGCTGAACCGGCTCGGTCGGCTGAACGTGCAGGCGCCTCGCACGACGGAGTGACCCAGCAGTGGAACAGCGGTACGCCTTCCCATGCTCCACCTCGGGCAACCGCGACGACGGCATGCGGCCGGTCGAACGTGACGTCCACTCGGTGAATGGTGCGCTCGACGAACTGCGGTGCGCCCGTCGCCATCAGGAGAGCCGTGACGGCGGCGGCCTGGAACCCGTTCTCGTCGTATGCGGCCGTGGCCGCTTGTACGCACTCCACCGGACCGGCGAGCGCGGGCACGGCCTCCCTCGGTGAAGCCACAACCTCCGCCACCCCGGGAGCGGCCGTCAGTTCGCTTTCCACCTTGGCGCTCCAGCGCGGCAAATGGCTGCGCCACAGGTAATCGCCCTCGTCGGGCGCGTCCCACTCCACGAATTCCTCGGTCGCCTCGCAAACGGTCCACGCGTGACCGCCCGCGGAACCCGCGTCGGGGAGCTGACCCTGCCACAGTCCACCCTCATTGAGCTTGCCGACGATCTCGTCGACCGCCCGCCACACGTCGGACGGCGGAACATCAGGCGCTGCAATGACACTGACGACGTCGACACCGTCCTCGCTGAACGGCTTGGCGACGGCGACGAGCCCCGCGGCCCGGGTGGAGACGATCGCTTGCAACCCCTCTTCGAGGACGAGCAGC
This window contains:
- the nifJ gene encoding pyruvate:ferredoxin (flavodoxin) oxidoreductase, producing the protein MTRVTVDGNEAAVSVAYRLNEVCCIYPITPSSPMAELADVWSSAGRPNVWGTVPTVVEMQSEGGAAGALHGALQSGALTTTFTSSQGLLLMIPNMYKIAGELTSAVINVAARSVAAQALSIFGDHSDVMAVRQTGFALLASTSVQEAHDLALIAQAATLASRVPFVHFFDGFRTSHELNTIETLSDDDLRALVPEELVWAHRGRALSPERPFIRGTAQNPDVFFQARETVNPFYSRVPGVVADLMARLGERTGRTMRIVDYSGHPEADRVLVLMGSGAETVTQTVAALVDQGQRVGVVQMRLYRPFPAAALLAALPATVRTVGVLDRTKEPGSIGEPLYLDVVAALAEAHSDGERPVMPRISGGRYGLSSKEFTPAMVAGVFAELDREQPRRRFTIGIDDDVSGTSVDYDPSFGIESPETFRAVFFGLGSDGTVSANKNTIKILGSEEGLFAQAYFVYDSKKSGSQTESHLRFGPSPIRAPYLVGEANFVGCHQFRFLDTRDVLDRAAPGATLLLNCRHQPDKVWDALPRRTQEQIIAKAITLYTVDAGRIAREVGLAGRINIVLQTCFFAISAVLPREQAIARIKESVEKTYGNRGADVVRRELAAVDAALDGLRRVEVPDLATSERAPVPTVPADAPEFVRTVTAEMMAGRGDALPVSALPVDGTYPSGTTAYEKRNISELVAVWDAGSCIQCGNCSFVCPHSVIRSKYYDQSRLAGAPEQFDSAPLDAVGLPNARYSLQVYVEDCTGCGLCVEACPVVIPGSPITKAINLAPGEPRVAAERDNIAFFETLPVSDRARVDFGTVRGSQFLEPLFEFSGACAGCGETPYLKLLSQLFGDRLMVANATGCSSIYGGNLPTTPWTTNADGRGPAWSNSLFEDNAEFGLGFRLASDGHAQLARRRLVELRDMLGPELVDSILAAPQLRESELHAQRQRVAELRCRLDDLDPAATGDLRSVVDHLVRRSVWIVGGDGWAYDIGAGGLDHVLASGRNVNVLVLDTEVYSNTGGQMSKATPLGAVAKFAAAGKTVPLKDLALQAIAYGNVYVARVAMGADPQQTLQAFREAEAYDGPSLVIAYSQCIAHGIDMRQGMDQQYRAVASGHWPLIRYDPVLQSGGANPFLLDSHRPRISLDDYRNRELRYRALANSDPAEYDRLLGLAEHAIALRWNVYEEMASRGPQYFHADARREH
- a CDS encoding dihydroorotate dehydrogenase-like protein gives rise to the protein MELSTRYLGIPLSNPLVASASPLSQTVDGVRRLADAGVSAVVLYSLFEEQLQREAEQNAQRAEAGTESFAESLSYFPPAAERDHGPRRYLSLLERAAAAVTIPVIGSLNGITPDSWARYGRSMQDAGAAAIELNIYYLPGDPRIRGRDVEQRHLDIMAWVKDAVTVPVAVKLSPYFSATGEMARRLDEAGADGLVLFNRFLQPDIEPETLTLVRTPSLSTAAECRLPLTWIMLLRGNIGASLAASTGVESATEVIKYLLAGADVVMTTSALLRHGPEYTAVLLDGLREWMERRGFTTLDEVRGTLAVPVNIDGTARERADYVSAIQGADTAAYGPW
- a CDS encoding alpha/beta fold hydrolase, which translates into the protein MRERIVLESLDFGGMSIAYEHTGRGEPVVMLHNGGSSHAIWDDVANRLADKYEIFALDLLGFGDSAKPGAGYTLDNYVAMLEAFVSSRGLEKVALVGNCMGCAISLAFTERHPDQVKALVLCNPLTESTFLSGWLGPFLWLRERMPAANRQVYRLLGKLKLTNGIGSVATRFQLGPRGRALGVNRRPELCGSYAATGQMESLLGVLDDLENYSVIDNLAPGPGFPPVCTIWGLKNKIVSPRAGRRLNSTLHPAREEWLADCSHLLMLERPDEVAAIIDEFLQAAARTPA
- a CDS encoding fatty acid CoA ligase family protein, yielding MEPFPDDVFNLADIVLRVARDDPERVAVIDLDGWAGYGTRRYRRHTYAELSADVESVAVGLREMGIAEMTRIVCMAPPSYETCVMGVALTRVGAFSIWIDPAVGYRNVAERLSRVNPEAFLGTALAHLGRITFGWGPRDLRKLVLTGSPLSPGGRTITGLPPFPGARSIRSLRRHPPTEPSPPRVGPDDPCAVLYTTGSTGPAKPSLYLHRNFCQMFRNAHHSWRWNPDSEVPVDMAVFPAFLFIPISAGGTMVVPPIDFARQSPAQVDPAALIHVINDCKVGSFFAAPILIENLAREALARHLKMPSLRRVIGAGAPISGPVERMLNAVMAADGELAANYGATEAMPSTEMSSREHLNGLWDKTERGAGICVGYALPGVALKIIDIVDGPIDCIEETSELPTGHVGEILVRGKHVSPEYYLDPNSTRKNKVPDPQGNWHRFGDVGYLDERGRLWVCGRVSQRVKAASGDVFPLQVEPLFDAHPKVRRSGLVGVPGPAGELPVLCVEVKSEVGEDELACLHQELLALAAESPMANEIHAILFKRRLPVDPRHNSKIERTHLATWATKQLSGSGSPSRRTRQHAAKLVS
- a CDS encoding serpin family protein — translated: MTNETPACGRCGSTTLHHQAFGMPSEETFAQAERRPDLRLGGCCITSSAWATECVTCGQRQRLGASDQSEWTTASRPETARLITAYAASARQALDTAQTSAISYCGLWLLLARLAPVATGSDRVRLEDVLGVSCEEAAEVAARLLDAPHPTIAAAVGAWSRSPATTLPGLVLDELPGQAGLDRWASARTRGLIERFPLEINPLTELVLATALVLQPRWTTEMRTDDNGLLVLEEGLQAIVSTRAAGLVAVAKPFSEDGVDVVSVIAAPDVPPSDVWRAVDEIVGKLNEGGLWQGQLPDAGSAGGHAWTVCEATEEFVEWDAPDEGDYLWRSHLPRWSAKVESELTAAPGVAEVVASPREAVPALAGPVECVQAATAAYDENGFQAAAVTALLMATGAPQFVERTIHRVDVTFDRPHAVVAVARGGAWEGVPLFHCWVTPSCEAPARSADRAGSAEANFKVRKGLTRDLQANSRTPLVFGEIEELRRRGLNQSEIAAMHGVSRQAVSWQKKTYGGMLTPRQLVQKEWPWETTSLHGKSKAFQRLRDHGEFMVTAGGGMSEDKLQRLKSWWRTLRRQDVVLEFDPSTPPHPGLSPYGGFAYMKRVVEDDDLLIRVNEFTRTDDAGRLSASAAAMWRWPDNIDDLLRDSRG